TTATCCAACTTCTAGGGTTTGAAATACCAATTAAAGAAGCGATTTATGGTGAAATAACGCCGGACACATTTCCACAAATACTCCGTAACTGGTCGTTTTTCGTGAGTCTTGCAAATTATGGTGAAATAACACTAGGGATATTTCCAAAAGATATCATATTTTCAAAAAAATCTGAACAGAACTCTGAAACTTATTCTGGAAAAATAAAAAGCATTGTTCCATCAGGCCCATTTGATTCAAAAGCTGTGATCGAATTTAACGGCATAGAACTGATTTCAGAAATACCAAACAGCGAACTGTTAAAAAATCCGCTAAAAAAAGGAGATTCTGTAGAATTTTATATCGATTCGATCTCGATAATTGGATAAATCAAAATATAACCATTTAGTAATCTTTTTTTTAAATATTTTGATCATTAATTTTTAAATTAAAATTTAACACTCCAAATTTTAAAATATTCCAAACGCGTGCGAAAGACATATAAATTGAAACATTTAAATTCATCTTGGGAATGGGATAGTGAACCACACCGTGCACTTTATTTTTAAATTTGATCATTTTCTAGATCTAAAATATTTTTCTAGATTATTTAGATTATTTTTAAACATTTTAAAGGATATTTGGTATTATTTTCAAATAATTTTAAATATTATAACTGGATATTGGTATTTGGGGTAAATTCGGATCTATAATTGCACAAAACGCAATCGTACAAACTTATCGATTTTGAATTTTTCCCTATTCTGATCCCATTTTTTCTGGTATTATAGTCAATTTTTTCCAAATGTCTAAAAATGAATATAATTTTAAATATGCTGTATTCTCTTGTTTTTTAGATTGTAATAGTTTACACATTTTGACGAAAATAATAGTTTAAATTCTATGTAATGATAATTATTATGGGGATATATACTAAAGGGGCAGATTATTTTAAAAAAATTATCATCGCATTTTTTAAAGTCATTTTAAACACCCGAATACATCCCCTTTGCACATAGGTACCTGAACAGTACATTTCTCTTTCTTTTTTGTTAAAAAACAGACTTTTTTCAATCTTTAAAAAAATTTATTTCAAATTACAATTAATCCAAAAATATGTAAATGTAGTATGTTTGTTTATAATGTAATATCATAATCTTAAACGTGAAACAGATGATCCCAGAATCTCCAAATATGCTAGAATATATCCCAGAAGACTTTAAGTACTGGCGAAAGTACCAGCAGGAAAAAATTGAGGAGATTTTAGGCCATATTTCAAACGGTAAGAAAATAATTGTTTTAAATGCGCCAACTGGAGCTGGAAAATCACTTTACAATATTTCAGTTGGTTCAATTTTAAATTCATTGAACGAAAATAACAATGCTTTTGTTTTAACTTCAACAAAAATGCTTCAAAATCAGTATTCAGACGAGTTTCCCGAAGTAATGGTAATTAAAGGACGTGCAAATTACCCTTGTAAATCATGGGAATGGCTTTACAATTTAAGAAAGAATGAAGATGCTAAAAAAGGGAAAAAAACTGAAGAATACGCGCCAAAAACCTGTGAAGACTGTTATAAAATTGCTAAAAACACAAAATGTAACTTCGAAGGAATTTGTGAATATAAAGTTGCTAAAAAAGAGGCTTTGGAATCTACTTTCGCATGCATGAATATGGCTTACTTTATCCTTGCAGTTCCAAACGAAGAAGTAGGCTTTGAAAACAGGACTTTATGTATTATTGACGAAGCACACCATATCGAAGATACATTAATGAATCACTATACAATTGAAATTACCAAAAAACGTGTAGAAAAGTTAAGAAAGAGTTTAAAAGAACAAAAAGAAGTTAACTTTCCAAAAGAAAAATGGAATGGAATTCTACCCGTAAATATCTATTTTAAAGATATTATTAACTACGCAGTCGATGCAGCATTTGAAAATATCTACGAAGGGGAAGCTGAGCTCTTAAATTTTTTGAAAAAAACAGTTTACAGCGATATAAAACTAATCCTCGATAAGCCGTTGGTATCTAAAGATATCTTTTTTATGAAAGTTAAAAACCAAAAAAACCTAGTAAATATGTCTAATTTAGAAAGAAAACAGAAATTGATTAGTTATTCAAAAATGTTTTTACCTTCAAACTATATCGACCTTTCAGAATCTGAAACAACGAGATTTATGGATTCTATTGAAAAATACCAAAAAAGAATAAAAAATGCCATAAATTTATTCGATGATTTATACAAAATTGAAGAAATTCAAGAATCTGGCGAAATGGGTGCTAAATGGATTCCAACCCATGTTGAAAGAAATTATGGAAAAAATGTTGGAACCCATTTAGAAAAAATCATTTTAAAACCAATCGACGTTAAAGACTTAAAAGAAGAACTGTTCGATCAGGCTGATTTCTATATTTTATCATCTGCAACGCTTTCAAAGCAGCATATGAAAGATTTAGGATTTAATGAAAAAGATTATGCAGTTGTAAGTGTTCCTGCATCATTTCCAGTTAAAAACAGGCCATTAAAAGTAATAAATGAATTTAACATGAATTATGAAAATTTAAATAAAAAAGACTATTTTAAAAAAGCTGTTGAAAAGTTGGATTTAATATTAAAACATCACGAAAATGAGCGTGGAATCATACACGTTTCATCAAATAAGCTCATGAATGATATTTTTAAAAATTCGAAATATAAAAACAGGATGATAAAAGTAACTTCTAATGGAAATCTGCTTGATGGAATAGAATCTATCGATTCTGGATTACATTATCATGAAAAGAATAATAACAGTGTTTTAATTTCACCAAGTCTCCATACTGGAGTTGATTTTAGGGATGACAAAGCAAGATTTCAGATTATCTTTAAAGTTCCATTCATGGCAGGAGATGAACAGGTGTCTGCAAGACGAAGGAAGGATCCAAACTGGTATTTTGGAAAAGCAGTAACCCAGATGATTCAGTCTTACGGAAGAACTACCCGTTCGGTAGATGATTATTCTGTAACGTATATATTAGATAAACGAGCACTTCATTATTTAAAAAATGATAATTTTACCCCCGAATGGGTAAAAGAAGCTGTTATTAAATATGATACTGTTGAAGATGCTTTAGAAGATAATAATTGTTTTAGTAAAAAATAAAATCATAGTTATTTTTTGATGGTTTACAAAACTAAAAAATTTAGAAAATTAGTGAATGGTAAGATTGCCATTAATTCCACCTAACTCCTTTATTTCTTCATAACCCGTATTTGTTATTTCGGTAATTGTTTGAGGTGGCCCTTTTAATATTCCGTACTTTTTTAAGGTTTCTAACGATATTGGAGGGGATAAATGGAAATGCATATTAAATATCATCACAGTTGTAGGTTTTTTAGCAATTTCTTCAATATCTTTTGCAGAATAAGCGGTTTTATTTCCAACAAGGTTCATAATCTCTTCAATACTTGTCAAATCTTTTTTGAATTCTTCTAAAACTCCCAAAGACGTAATTTCTTTATGGTCTCCTGAACGGTAAAATAGTAAAATATCTCCCTTTTTAATATTTTTTACAGGCGTATGTGATAGATATGCTTTTTTAATAGAGTCTCCTTTGATATCAGGATCTCCAAAATATTCATCAAGAGTCATTGAAGTTCTTTTATTGTAATCTGTAAAAAGTTTTTCGTGGTATTCGGGTTTTATCGGGACTACTAGCTTTTTAACACGTGTTCCATCGTAATATAATGGATAATATTTTTTAAAAATATCATCGTAGTTACAAAACATTAACTGGCGGTTATCTGGCTTTAAATCTTTAAAAAATACATTTTCTCCATTATTATTCAATCCTATATTGAAAAAGCCATATTCTGTTATCAAATTTACCAAATGGTCGTAATTAGAATGAATAATATGATTTAAATATAATTCATCGATTGAATTATCGATACAATGATCTATTGCTTTTTTTAGCAGTACTTCGTCCAAATTGTAACCTTCATGATCGAATTTTAAAACATGTATTTTAAAACGCCTTTTTTTAGGAAGTGGGGGGTTTGTATCAATGATTTCATAATCGTCATTGGAGAATATTAAAATAGCACCAATTCTGCCTTCATTTTGATAACACCAACATTTCATTCCTTCTATTGCGTTTTTAGAATACCATTCGTTAAATTCGGGATAATCATTCCTTGATGAATCAAATATCGGATCATTTACATCAAGTTTGTATATGGGCAGTAGTTTGATTTGGGGTGGAACATTTCGTTTTTTAATCGAATAAAATTCCTTAAAGAATTCTACTGCTTCATTTAATGATAAAACTCGGTCTTTTATATTTAATTGGACTGATTTTTTATGAATATCCTTATCATCAGTTAAAAGATAGTTTACTGCACCATTATAAACGGAATATAAAATGTTATTGTCGATTTCGTCTTTTGAAGTATTAAATGCTCCAACAATTGAGTTAAACGTTAAATCTTGCATGGGTGAGGGAGCTTGTTCTAAAAGTGAGTATGAATCTAATTTTAAAAGAATTTTTTCGTTAATTTCGGTTTTAATTCCTTCAATAGATGAGGGGTGTATTAAAATAGTATCTTTTTTAGGAATTATATCAAATAATTCATTTAAAGTTTCTGGAATTTCAAAATTGTCCTTTTTATGGATAAATATGTTTGTATCTAAAAGTACTTTCAAATTATCCCCCGTATAACAAAATTATAGTATATTATGCCCCCAAAATATTAATTTTTTTCGATATGGAATGCTTAAAAAAATTAAAAATAAAAAAGAAAAATTAAAAATCTTTTGAATATTCTTTTAATGACTTATTTATTGTCCAGACCAGATCCCAAGCAGTAATTATTGATAGTAATATCATCAGTACTACAAAAATGGCTGCAAGATCTGTAACTTCGTAAGAAATATAGTTAGTCAGAAACGAAAGAATTTCTGGATTTAAACCGACAGAATATGCGAGTACTATCCAAAGAATTAGTAGAAGAATAATATTTAGTTCTTTTTTCATAAGAATCTACTCTTCTTCTGGTTCTTTTACATCAGCTTTTTCAAACTTTTTTGTAATTTCTGCGGCTTTTCTTTCAATATCTTCTGAAAAAATATTTCCTACGCGAATTATTACAAATATCGCCCAGATTATAAGCAGTACTAAAACGATTCCTGCAAGTGCTGCAAATATGCCTGCAAGAAGTGGCAGGAAGAACATATAAGCAATTATTGCAAGTAATACATATCCAAGTCCCCTAAATCCAGACCGGTAATGCTGCAATTTTTCTTCATTCAAATCATCTTTCATGAATTTAACTGCAACCATATCTGAAATACCATCAGTTAGCATTAATATATTTTTAAGTATTTTTAAAAGAACTATCACAAGCGCAATTATGATTACTCCCGAAATTATGGCTTTCATCCCCATTAATCCAAAGATAAACGGATTCCCTAAAAAATCACCAAGTGGTTGGAATACCAAAATTGCAAGAAGCCATATTACAAAGGCAACTATTAAATTTACAATTATTTTTGGAAAACTTTCATGTATTTTTCTTTGAGAATCTGCATAGATTCTATCTTTCTCCCACATATTTTTCACCCCGTGTTAAATTATCTTAACAGTAGTATAAGAAAGTAAATTTTAACATAAAAATTAATTAAAAAAATAAATTGTTACGTTTTATTTTTTTAAAATCGACCATATTTTAAAATTTAAAGTAAAAATTTTAGACGTTTACACATTTCAAAAGAGTAATAAAATTAGCTTTTAGCTTTACTATTTTTAACCTTATTCCTAACGTAACTTTTCAAATCATCTTTTGTTTTTAGTTCAGACTTTTTATTATGATAAAAAATTCTTAAATTATCAATATTTTCGGTTAAATCAACGTCATAACGCTCTTTCAACCTTTTCAATACATTATCCATACATCTATGATTTTTCGAAGTTAAACTTGCATATGCATGGCCCAGAAGTGTTTTGAATTCATCATCCGAACTAAAAGAATTATTTATCAGTTTTTTAATATTTTCCCTGATTTTTTGATATTTGTCCTTATCACTATCCACAATACCCCATTAGTTAGTTTTTTAAAGGTAAGTATGATTGTTAAAACTCAATTGTAAATAAGCAATAAATTTAGCTGGATTGTATATCTCAAAACATAAACTCCCATTAGCTTGCTAAAGGGCATTTTTGGTCAAAACATTTTTTATAAAAATTATGTTTTGTAAATAGTACAATATGTTACCTTTAAATGTTTAATTTACTACTATAAATGGTTATTTTGTGAATCGGGGCCCACAAACCAGTAAACATGTTTTAAAATTCAAAAAATAATATTTT
This DNA window, taken from Methanococcus maripaludis, encodes the following:
- a CDS encoding helicase C-terminal domain-containing protein, encoding MIPESPNMLEYIPEDFKYWRKYQQEKIEEILGHISNGKKIIVLNAPTGAGKSLYNISVGSILNSLNENNNAFVLTSTKMLQNQYSDEFPEVMVIKGRANYPCKSWEWLYNLRKNEDAKKGKKTEEYAPKTCEDCYKIAKNTKCNFEGICEYKVAKKEALESTFACMNMAYFILAVPNEEVGFENRTLCIIDEAHHIEDTLMNHYTIEITKKRVEKLRKSLKEQKEVNFPKEKWNGILPVNIYFKDIINYAVDAAFENIYEGEAELLNFLKKTVYSDIKLILDKPLVSKDIFFMKVKNQKNLVNMSNLERKQKLISYSKMFLPSNYIDLSESETTRFMDSIEKYQKRIKNAINLFDDLYKIEEIQESGEMGAKWIPTHVERNYGKNVGTHLEKIILKPIDVKDLKEELFDQADFYILSSATLSKQHMKDLGFNEKDYAVVSVPASFPVKNRPLKVINEFNMNYENLNKKDYFKKAVEKLDLILKHHENERGIIHVSSNKLMNDIFKNSKYKNRMIKVTSNGNLLDGIESIDSGLHYHEKNNNSVLISPSLHTGVDFRDDKARFQIIFKVPFMAGDEQVSARRRKDPNWYFGKAVTQMIQSYGRTTRSVDDYSVTYILDKRALHYLKNDNFTPEWVKEAVIKYDTVEDALEDNNCFSKK